The Calditrichota bacterium genomic sequence GGTCGCCCGAAAGCCGGTCAGCCAAATCACCCAACAGCGGCAATCTGAACGGACGGCCATTAAACGCCGCCCATATCCCCAAAACCGCCATCACCAACACCGCCAGCCAGAGAATCTTGTAAAAGGTCGGCACGGTAACCAAGAAGAGGACGACCTCAACTGCAAAGAGGATCATCCCTTGCCGCGCATGTTCCCTAAGTTCCGGCTTTTCACGGCTCTGCGACCATGTGTAGAGGCAGAAAACCGGCACATAGGCAAGCATCGTCTCCCAGGGAATCTCGGTCGTCTCCGGGACTGCCTCACCTTCGAGGTCGTGACGGGGGGGTCGGTCTGAATCGTCCATAGTGATGTTAATGTTAAAGCGAACTGTAGGAGGGTGATTGGCGATGGCCGACTAACAGTGCCAGCCTATGACACATTGTATCACAATGTCGCTCACCCGATTGACATTAGCATTGGCATTATCATTAGTCTGCTTCGTCCCTCAGCATCGGGCGGCACTCTTCAAGAATCTCCTCGACTGCAATGGCTATCGACGATGGATCGACGAAGTTCCGTGCACCGGTCCAGCGGTTTTTTAATTCAACGGTGCCGGATGCGAGGTTGCGCGGAGAGACGATTACCTGAGCCGGAGCGCCCATCAAATCGGCATCCTTCATCTTGACGCCGGCGCGGGCGTCACGGTCGTCAAGCAGCACCGCAAGACCCTCTTCTTCAAGCAGCATCTCTATATCCCCGGCTACCCGCGTGACATCGTCTTCGCCGCTTCCGAGTGGAATTATTACCGCATCGACTGGCGTAAGCGCGCTGTTCCAACGAATGCCATCGCCATCGGCCTGGCCTTCGACCGCCGCTGCAAGTATGCGTTCGATTCCGATGCCGTAACTGCCCATCACAATCGGCCGCTCGCCCCCGCTTTCGTCGAGATAGACCGCCCCCATGGCCGAGGAATACTTCGTGCCGAGTTTGAAAATGTGCCCGAGTTCAATGGCGCGAATAAGCCTTAAGCCCTGACCGCAGACCGGGCAGCCTTCGCCTTCGCGCACTACGCGTAGATCGACATATTCGTCCGGACGGGCGTCGCGCGCCAGATCGAGGCCGGATACGTGGTGATCGGCACGGTTGGCGCCGGTGATCATCCCGACGGCATCCTCAAGCCTGAGGTCGGCATAGACCGGCATGGTCCGGTTTCCATGCGGACCGATATAGCCGACTTCGACGCCGAGCCATTCCCGGACTTCATCGGGATGAGCCGGCCGGACCAGTCCTCCAGCAGCCTTCATCAATTTCGCTTCCGAGATTTCGTCGTCGCCGGCTACGAGCGCCATAAGCGGCCCGCTGCCGGTGGCAAAGATGAGCGTCTTGACCATCCGAGAAGGGTGAACCTGCAAATATGCTGAGACTTCATCGACGGTGCGCTGTCCCGGTG encodes the following:
- a CDS encoding proline--tRNA ligase; translation: MLRSQYFAPTLKETPSDAVATSHKLLLRAGLVRPLSAGIWTFLPLGWRAARKAEQIVREEMERIGGQEFHFPALNPIDIWNETGRATDFGEELFRLTDRKGRINCLAPTHEEVVCATARGEIRSWRDLPQIWFQIQTKFRDEPRPRGGMLRMRQFIMKDSYSLDRDEEGLDRSYDLHRQAYERIFQRAGLDYFIVGASSGLMGGAQSQEFMVESDAGEDTIARCPSCGYAANIEVASSVVEKPDQGEAGTLNEVATPGQRTVDEVSAYLQVHPSRMVKTLIFATGSGPLMALVAGDDEISEAKLMKAAGGLVRPAHPDEVREWLGVEVGYIGPHGNRTMPVYADLRLEDAVGMITGANRADHHVSGLDLARDARPDEYVDLRVVREGEGCPVCGQGLRLIRAIELGHIFKLGTKYSSAMGAVYLDESGGERPIVMGSYGIGIERILAAAVEGQADGDGIRWNSALTPVDAVIIPLGSGEDDVTRVAGDIEMLLEEEGLAVLLDDRDARAGVKMKDADLMGAPAQVIVSPRNLASGTVELKNRWTGARNFVDPSSIAIAVEEILEECRPMLRDEAD